In one window of Candidatus Binatia bacterium DNA:
- the ppd gene encoding pyruvate, phosphate dikinase, whose product MKKTKGRKSGAKAAHSGKAKAARAKKSVTPRARSVRVHARSLALLKQARPSPPLAKARARTASKPRYVYFFGGGRADGNAQMKDLLGGKGANLAEMAGLGLPVPPGFTITTEVCTYYYAHNHSYPPGLREEVERALARVEQLVGRRFGDPENPLLVSVRSGARASMPGMMDTVLNLGLNDSTVQGLIRLSGNERFAYDAYRRFVAMYGDVVLGLKPQSKTEIDPFEAILQRKKAERGVTLDTELSARDLRELVLEFKQAIRERLGIEFPEDPQEQLWGAIGAVFRSWMNERAIVYRKLNNIPEDWGTAVNVQSMVFGNLGEDSGTGVAFTRDPSTGENVLYGEFLMNAQGEDVVAGIRTPIPIAALEKENPRAFRELLKIRRTLERHYRDMMDIEFTIERGKLYMLQCRVGKRTGVAALRIAVDMVRERLISAREALLRVEPEQLEQLLRPTFVPEAKQRAIAEHRLLAKGLNAGPGAASGKIYFHAEDAEAARARGEKVILVRIETSPEDIRGMAAAEGILTARGGMTSHAALVGRQMGKVCVVGCEALQIDYAAAEMRVAGTSHVLREGDAIAIDGTTGEVFLGEIATQPSDVVRVLVEKTLAPEASPVYQQFAQLMKWADRERRLGVWANADLADQCAQALAFGAEGIGLCRTEHMFFGEGKIGPMRQMILADSGEERRAALSKLLPIQRADFEAIFRVMQGKPVTIRTLDPPLHEFLPHDEEGQRALAAEMGIPFERVRERVEALHEFNPMLGFRGCRLGIVYPEITEMQARAIFEAAANVVQEGIPVLPEVMIPLVGHRKELELQARVVRRVAEEVMRERKIKLRYHIGTMIEVPRGAITADEIAQEAEFFSFGTNDLTQTTLGMSRDDAGRFLVRYVGEFEIYPRDPFQSLDIAGVGALMRIAVEKGRAVNAKLKIGICGEHGGDPATIKFCHALGLDYVSCSPFRVAIARLAAAHAALATPGKGTGD is encoded by the coding sequence ATGAAGAAGACAAAGGGACGCAAGTCGGGTGCAAAGGCAGCACATTCCGGAAAGGCTAAAGCTGCGCGGGCGAAAAAGAGCGTGACGCCGCGGGCCAGGAGTGTACGGGTGCATGCTCGAAGCTTGGCGTTGCTCAAGCAAGCCCGCCCGTCTCCACCCTTGGCCAAGGCCCGCGCTCGAACGGCCTCTAAACCGCGCTACGTGTATTTCTTCGGCGGTGGCCGTGCGGACGGCAACGCGCAGATGAAGGATTTGCTCGGGGGCAAAGGCGCCAATTTGGCGGAAATGGCTGGTCTAGGCCTCCCAGTACCTCCGGGCTTTACCATCACCACCGAGGTTTGCACGTACTACTACGCGCACAATCACTCCTATCCGCCCGGTTTGCGCGAGGAAGTGGAGCGCGCGCTTGCGCGGGTGGAGCAGCTTGTCGGGCGGCGCTTTGGCGACCCGGAGAACCCGCTTCTGGTTTCGGTTCGCTCCGGAGCGCGGGCTTCGATGCCGGGAATGATGGACACAGTCCTGAATCTCGGCCTCAACGATTCCACCGTGCAGGGGCTGATCCGGCTGAGCGGCAACGAGCGCTTCGCATACGATGCGTATCGGCGCTTCGTGGCGATGTACGGAGACGTTGTGCTGGGGCTCAAGCCGCAGTCGAAAACCGAAATCGATCCCTTCGAAGCGATCCTGCAGCGGAAGAAGGCAGAGCGCGGGGTCACCTTGGATACCGAGCTTTCCGCACGAGATTTGCGCGAGCTGGTGCTCGAGTTCAAGCAAGCCATCCGAGAGCGCTTGGGGATCGAGTTTCCGGAAGATCCGCAAGAACAACTTTGGGGAGCGATCGGTGCGGTGTTCCGCTCTTGGATGAACGAGCGTGCGATCGTGTACCGGAAGTTGAACAACATTCCTGAGGATTGGGGAACGGCGGTGAACGTGCAGTCCATGGTATTCGGAAATCTCGGCGAGGATTCCGGCACCGGTGTGGCATTCACGCGCGACCCGTCCACGGGCGAGAACGTCTTGTACGGCGAATTTCTCATGAACGCACAGGGTGAGGATGTCGTGGCGGGGATTCGGACTCCCATTCCGATTGCGGCACTGGAGAAGGAGAACCCGCGCGCGTTCCGGGAGCTTCTCAAGATTCGCCGGACTTTGGAGCGGCACTATCGTGACATGATGGATATCGAGTTCACGATCGAGCGTGGCAAGCTGTACATGTTGCAGTGCCGCGTGGGGAAACGCACCGGTGTGGCCGCATTGCGGATCGCTGTGGACATGGTGCGAGAACGCCTCATTTCTGCGCGTGAAGCACTGCTGCGCGTGGAGCCTGAGCAGCTGGAGCAGTTACTGCGGCCGACGTTCGTCCCGGAAGCCAAGCAGCGGGCGATCGCAGAGCATCGGTTGCTGGCCAAGGGGCTCAACGCGGGTCCAGGTGCAGCGAGCGGGAAGATTTACTTCCATGCCGAAGATGCCGAGGCTGCCCGGGCGCGCGGCGAGAAAGTCATTCTCGTGCGGATCGAGACGTCGCCGGAGGACATTCGGGGCATGGCGGCTGCGGAGGGTATTTTGACTGCGCGCGGAGGGATGACCTCGCATGCGGCGCTGGTCGGCCGGCAGATGGGAAAGGTTTGCGTGGTGGGATGTGAGGCGTTGCAGATTGATTACGCCGCCGCTGAGATGCGCGTGGCGGGAACCTCTCATGTGCTGCGCGAGGGAGATGCCATTGCCATTGATGGCACCACGGGCGAGGTGTTCTTAGGTGAAATTGCTACGCAGCCAAGTGACGTGGTGCGCGTGCTGGTCGAGAAGACTCTCGCCCCGGAGGCGTCCCCGGTTTACCAGCAGTTCGCGCAACTCATGAAGTGGGCCGACCGGGAGCGCCGGCTGGGTGTATGGGCTAACGCCGACCTTGCGGATCAATGCGCGCAGGCGCTTGCTTTCGGGGCCGAAGGGATTGGCTTGTGCCGTACGGAGCACATGTTCTTTGGGGAGGGCAAGATTGGCCCCATGCGGCAGATGATTCTGGCGGACAGCGGCGAAGAACGGCGTGCAGCCTTGTCAAAACTTTTGCCGATCCAGCGTGCGGATTTCGAAGCCATCTTTCGTGTCATGCAGGGCAAGCCGGTGACCATCCGCACTTTGGATCCGCCGCTGCACGAGTTCCTTCCTCACGATGAAGAGGGGCAGCGAGCGCTGGCTGCGGAAATGGGGATCCCCTTTGAGCGGGTGCGGGAGCGAGTAGAGGCGCTGCATGAGTTCAACCCGATGTTGGGATTTCGGGGTTGTCGTCTGGGCATCGTGTACCCAGAGATCACCGAAATGCAGGCGCGTGCGATCTTCGAGGCGGCCGCCAATGTGGTGCAAGAGGGGATTCCGGTGTTGCCCGAGGTCATGATCCCTCTGGTGGGCCATCGTAAGGAGCTGGAACTGCAAGCGCGCGTGGTCCGCCGAGTGGCGGAAGAGGTCATGCGCGAGCGGAAGATCAAGCTGCGTTACCATATCGGGACAATGATCGAGGTGCCTCGCGGAGCGATCACGGCAGACGAGATCGCGCAGGAAGCGGAATTTTTCTCTTTTGGTACCAACGATCTCACCCAAACGACGTTGGGCATGTCGCGTGACGATGCTGGCCGCTTTTTGGTGCGTTATGTGGGTGAATTCGAGATCTATCCGCGCGATCCTTTTCAGTCGCTCGACATTGCCGGGGTGGGCGCTTTGATGCGGATTGCCGTAGAAAAGGGGCGTGCGGTGAATGCCAAGCTCAAGATCGGCATTTGTGGGGAGCACGGTGGCGATCCGGCCACGATCAAGTTTTGCCATGCGTTGGGTTTGGACTACGTGTCGTGTTCTCCATTTCGTGTTGCCATCGCGCGGCTAGCCGCAGCTCATGCGGCTTTGGCCACTCCTGGGAAGGGTACGGGCGATTGA
- a CDS encoding shikimate dehydrogenase, with translation MTAARAGAKSRRPEAGVWPFVRGSTRVVGIIGDPVEHSLSPLMHNAAFAALGLDWVYVPFPVRAGALPAAVRGLAALGVVGANVTVPHKEAVGRYVDELSPLAKRVGAVNTIVCRSGRLYGDNTDVYGVRQALRRVKLRGATAVVVGAGGAARAVLVALEALGVRRVLLVNRTLERARVLRRKFSSGGFHVEVRDFSALVEARYLKEVRLVVNTTSLGLHGEPFPAVAFELTPRECVAFDLIYGRWTDFLRRARAADRKTIDGSEMLLHQGAEAFRLWTGRRAPLEVMRSALAGVETAR, from the coding sequence ATGACAGCCGCGCGGGCGGGTGCCAAGTCGCGCCGACCAGAGGCTGGTGTGTGGCCCTTTGTTCGAGGGTCGACACGGGTCGTGGGTATCATCGGGGATCCGGTCGAGCACTCTTTGTCGCCGTTGATGCACAATGCGGCGTTCGCGGCACTCGGGCTCGACTGGGTGTACGTACCATTTCCGGTACGGGCGGGGGCGCTGCCGGCGGCGGTGCGTGGCTTGGCGGCGTTAGGAGTCGTCGGTGCGAACGTTACGGTTCCGCACAAGGAAGCTGTGGGCCGTTATGTGGACGAGTTGTCGCCTTTGGCCAAGCGCGTGGGGGCAGTGAACACGATCGTGTGTCGTAGCGGCCGACTGTACGGAGACAACACCGATGTCTATGGCGTGCGGCAAGCGTTACGGCGGGTAAAGCTCAGGGGTGCCACGGCTGTGGTTGTGGGTGCTGGGGGAGCGGCGCGAGCGGTGTTGGTGGCGTTGGAGGCGTTGGGTGTCCGACGGGTGCTTCTCGTGAATCGAACTTTGGAGCGAGCCCGGGTGTTGCGGCGCAAGTTTTCGTCGGGCGGTTTCCACGTGGAGGTGCGGGACTTTTCCGCGCTCGTGGAAGCGCGGTACTTAAAAGAAGTGCGACTGGTCGTGAACACGACATCTTTAGGGCTTCATGGGGAGCCCTTTCCTGCGGTGGCGTTCGAACTCACTCCGCGTGAGTGTGTCGCGTTCGATTTAATTTACGGGCGGTGGACGGACTTCTTGCGTCGGGCGCGGGCTGCTGATCGGAAAACGATCGATGGTTCCGAAATGTTGCTGCACCAAGGTGCGGAGGCGTTTCGTTTGTGGACCGGTCGGCGGGCCCCACTGGAAGTGATGCGGTCTGCGCTGGCAGGGGTGGAGACGGCTCGCTGA